A window from Athalia rosae chromosome 5, iyAthRosa1.1, whole genome shotgun sequence encodes these proteins:
- the LOC105683953 gene encoding laminin subunit beta-1-like, whose product MIGLQCSVFVTSVLLVTVLTDAVGGQHVRERSRIPHRGLPQKHLLPCEQGSCYPATGDLLIGRESKLTASSTCGMRGPERFCIVSHLKERKKCFYCNGDIPKQQHRVENIVHKYVPGTNQESWWQSENGVENVTLRLDLEAEFHFTHIIIKFHTFRPAAMLIERSYDFGKTWQVYKYFAHNCAQSFPGVPTTPPRKLTDVVCDSRYSTVDPSTDGEIIFRVLSPNVQIDNPYSKEVQNLLKMTNLRINFTRLHTLGDDLLDNRAEIREKYYYAIKDMVVRGSCSCYGHASRCLPLPGIPQRQDMVHGRCECTHNTKGLNCEMCEDFYSDLPWKPAVGKQTNACKKCNCNGHSNTCHFDPALYERSGRISGGVCDDCRHNTRGQNCEQCMEFFYHDLARDISDPEACQPCDCDLTGSLDDGICDSLSDTLSGEESGRCHCKLNVEGRRCDRCKTGFWNFTSENPEGCQACTCNTLGTIGNLGCDVDDGRCTCKSWVTGRDCDQCFPEFWGLSEDTDGCKPCGCDLGGAYDNSCDVVTGQCRCRPHVDGRACDRPEQNHYTVSLDFLVYEGEGGLSNRSQVVVREAYRDGRPPTWTGEGFMRAFEGSSLEFVIDDVRKSMEYDVIVRYEPELPGLLEEADVSIRREEEVDPEGPCADWEPGYDELTVRIPANSRSAVAVPSVCLEEGKKYVVVLQFKKSFDRTSGPAASILVDSIVLMPRLADIPFFKGSKPAEMRREEFERHRCDEVYHNVVSTGGSNSVDICAKYRKSIGYYVFDGAYSCECNPTGSHSLLCQQYGGSCPCKANVVGRRCDQCAPGTYGFGPGGCVPCGCDSVGSEDNFCDAKTGRCKCRPNTYGRTCGECEPGFWNFPRCQRCECHGHAETCDSVTGACQGCRDFTTGHHCDRCAETFYGDPRIGVDIPCRSCPCPGTIDSGHSYAESCSLDPVTQDVVCECHAGYAGSRCEICADNYFGNPDVQTGSCVPCDCSNNTDPRRSGNCNPHTGRCLQCLYNTDGPNCQICKAGFYGDAFEQDCRECNCDVLGTDQRAGPCVHRTGQCPCLPNVVGQRCDACAENHWRIASGEGCDPCDCDGIGSVSDRCNEYDGTCECKPGFGGRRCNQCQANYWGNPNLECRPCECDVTGSSTEQCDRETGACVCHDGIGGDKCDHCDRGYVGFAPNCSPCGECFENWDEILVGLANQTRDLVDSASRIQDVGTTGAYGQEFEDMEEALNQVEGLVGNTSVKNEDLQGLLDIARELNDTLLFAVPALDELDEFQEAIGRRISLGDVALQNMRNRTSSLIQAAFELQGNATALQEADLYGALNVTHQMAEQSRLAEALAESSTSVLADADRYHKNTENFLTKSSTSFIDMFNENEDSLEKLDNKLTQFNELIPGMNLDICGKRVEECDELCGGAGCGFCGGHSCDAGAVTDSERALDLAKQRSLGLKKHKDEGEQLLRRMLRTKDNARLARSDAESAFQVAFNVYNRSNKVSKDISNLEEKISGVLNEDQPTPSMVRELALSVLKKNIILNPEEIRDLANSIKSIVGSLTDSDQILDDTEEDLQTAEVLLEDAESAKNLAEAQSVLVGNVVVLLSEAEVAAGSVESAIENIELDISASREDLSEIFSAVEATGEIADNSTAGIAELESRLTELQTQVVKNDFILTQEIESEVKSTAEEAEATKSKSEKLAADFVGASDSLGSNAEKNSGKILRAKMLLQRASELAADTATKFKDINGMEGAYAENEKTLEDLVAEVESLTQQMEQHFIEIQQKSQTYNRCLT is encoded by the exons ATGATCGGACTTCAGTGCTCGGTCTTCGTTACTTCGGTTTTGTTGGTGACAGTGCTGACAG ATGCGGTGGGAGGCCAACATGTCCGCGAGAGAAGTCGGATTCCCCACAGAG gATTACCGCAGAAGCACCTTCTTCCCTGCGAGCAGGGATCGTGCTATCCCGCGACCGGAGATTTGCTGATCGGAAGGGAAAGCAAACTGACCGCTTCTTCTACTTGTGGCATGAGAGGACCGGAGAGattttgcatcgtgtctcatttgaaggagagaaaaaaatgtttctacTGCAACGGTGACATACCGAAACAGCAGCATCGGGTGGAGAACATCGTTCACAAATACGTACCCGG aacCAATCAAGAGTCCTGGTGGCAGTCGGAAAACGGTGTGGAAAACGTCACGTTGCGATTGGATCTGGAGGCGGAATTCCACTTCACGCATATCATCATTAAATTTCACACCTTTCGTCCGGCGGCAATGCTGATAGAACGTTCGTACGATTTTGGCAAAACCTGGCAAGTCTACAAATACTTCGCTCACAATTGCGCCCAGTCGTTTCCCGGTGTCCCGACCACTCCGCCGCGAAAATTGACCGACGTAGTCTGCGACTCGAGATACTCGACGGTGGACCCGTCGACCGATGGCGAAATCATCTTCAGGGTTTTGTCGCCGAACGTTCAGATCGACAATCCGTACTCCAAGGAGGTCCAGAATCTCCTGAAGATGACCAATCTCAGGATAAACTTCACCAGACTTCACACACTGGGCGACGATTTGCTGGACAACCGGGCGGAGATCAGAGAAAAGTATTACTACGCCATCAAGGACATGGTGGTCAGAGGCTCCTGTTCCTGCTACGGACACGCGTCCAGGTGTCTCCCGCTTCCCGGAATACCTCAGAGACAGGACATGGTCCACGGACGTTGCGAGTGTACCCACAACACCAAGGGTCTGAACTGCGAGATGTGCGAAGATTTTTACAGCGATCTACCCTGGAAACCTGCTGTTGGGAAACAGACGAACGCTTGCAAGAAATGCAACTGCAACGGCCACTCGAACACCTGCCATTTCGATCCGGCCCTCTACGAAAGATCGGGAAGAATTTCGGGCGGTGTCTGCGACGACTGTCGTCACAACACCAGGGGACAGAATTGCGAACAGTGCATGGAGTTCTTCTATCACGATCTCGCGAGGGACATCAGCGACCCCGAAGCCTGTCAAC CCTGCGACTGCGACTTGACCGGTTCACTGGACGACGGAATCTGCGACTCTCTCAGCGACACGCTGAGCGGCGAAGAATCCGGTCGTTGTCATTGCAAATTGAACGTGGAAGGCCGACGATGCGATCGCTGCAAGACTGGCTTCTGGAATTTCACATCCGAAAACCCGGAGGGTTGCCAAG CATGCACTTGCAACACTCTGGGAACCATCGGAAACCTCGGTTGCGACGTGGACGACGGAAGGTGCACCTGCAAGTCGTGGGTGACGGGGCGCGATTGCGATCAGTGTTTCCCGGAGTTTTGGGGTCTCTCCGAGGACACCGACGGCTGCAAACCGTGCGGCTGTGACCTCGGTGGCGCCTACGACAACTCCTGCGACGTCGTCACTGGGCAATGCAGATGCAGACCACACGTGGACGGAAGGGCTTGCGATCGGCCCGAGCAAAATCACTACACGGTTTCGCTCGACTTtttggtctacgagggagAAGGGGGACTTTCGAAC CGAAGCCAGGTCGTCGTTCGTGAAGCCTACCGCGACGGCAGACCTCCGACTTGGACCGGAGAGGGCTTCATGAGGGCCTTCGAGGGCTCGAGTCTCGAGTTCGTAATCGACGACGTCAGAAAATCGATGGAGTACGACGTGATAGTGCGCTACGAGCCCGAGCTCCCCGGTTTGCTGGAGGAGGCCGACGTTTCCATCAGACGAGAGGAGGAAGTCGATCCCGAGGGACCCTGCGCCGATTGGGAACCCGGCTACGACGAGCTGACCGTTCGGATTCCGGCGAATTCTCGGAGCGCCGTTGCCGTTCCGTCGGTCTGCTTGGAAGAGGGGAAGAAGTACGTCGTCGTACTTCAGTTCAAAAAGTCGTTCGACCGAACGAGCGGTCCGGCCGCTTCGATACTGGTCGACTCC ATAGTTCTGATGCCCAGGCTGGCGGATATCCCCTTTTTCAAAGGATCGAAACCAGCGGAAATGCGGAGAGAGGAATTCGAGCGACATCGCTGCGACGAGGTATACCACAACGTTGTGTCGACCGGCGGATCGAACAGCGTCGACATCTGCGCGAAATATCGAAAGAGCATCGGCTACTACGTTTTCGACGGGGCGTATT CTTGCGAATGCAATCCGACCGGATCCCACAGTTTACTCTGTCAGCAATACGGCGGTTCCTGTCCTTGCAAAGCGAACGTCGTTGGGCGTCGTTGCGATCAGTGCGCTCCCGGTACGTACGGTTTCGGTCCCGGTGGTTGCGTGCCGTGCGGATGCGACAGCGTCGGTTCGGAGGATAATTTTTGCGACGCGAAAACCGGAAGGTGCAAATGCCGTCCGAACACCTACGGCCGCACGTGCGGCGAGTGCGAACCCGGCTTCTGGAACTTCCCTCGTTGCCAGAGGTGCGAGTGTCACGGGCACGCGGAAACCTGCGACTCCGTGACGGGCGCTTGTCAAGGTTGCAGGGATTTCACGACCGGACATCACTGCGACCGTTGCGCCGAGACGTTCTACGGTGATCCGAGAATCGGCGTCGACATACCGTGCAGGTCTTGCCCCTGCCCGGGAACGATAGACTCCGGTCATTCGTACGCCGAGAGTTGTTCCCTGGATCCGGTCACTCAGGACGTGGTGTGCGAATGTCACGCGGGTTACGCGGGTTCCAGATGCGAAATTTGCGCCGACAATTATTTCGGCAATCCCGACGTACAGACGGGCAGTTGCGTTCCCTGCGACTGCAGCAACAACACGGATCCGAGGAGGTCGGGAAATTGCAATCCTCACACGGGACGGTGTCTCCAGTGTCTTTACAACACGGACGGTCCGAATTGTCAGATTTGCAAAGCCGGATTCTACGGCGACGCTTTCGAACAGGACTGCAGGGAGTGCAACTGCGACGTACTCGGCACCGATCAACGAGCCGGTCCGTGCGTTCACAGAACTGGACAGTGCCCCTGTCTTCCGAACGTTGTCGGTCAACGTTGCGACGCTTGCGCCGAAAATCATTGGAGGATAGCGAGCGGCGAGGGATGCGATCCTTGCGACTGCGACGGAATCGGAAGCGTTTCCGACAGGTGCAACGAGTACGACGGCACCTGCGAATGCAAACCGGGCTTCGGCGGCAGGCGATGCAACCAGTGCCAAGCGAACTACTGGGGCAATCCTAATCTGGAATGTCGACCGTGCGAGTGCGACGTCACGGGATCTTCGACCGAGCAGTGCGACAGGGAAACGGGGGCCTGCGTTTGCCACGACGGAATCGGTGGCGACAAATGCGACCACTGCGATCGCGGCTACGTCGGTTTCGCTCCGAATTGCAGCCCCTGCGGAGAGTGCTTCGAAAATTGGGACGAGATTTTGGTGGGATTGGCCAACCAAACGCGAGATCTGGTGGACTCGGCATCGAGGATCCAGGACGTCGGCACCACCGGCGCTTACGGTCAGGAGTTCGAGGATATGGAGGAGGCTTTGAATCAGGTCGAAGGACTCGTGGGCAACACCAGTGTGAAAAACGAAGATCTCCAAGGTCTGCTGGACATCGCTCGCGAACTCAACGATACTCTGTTATTCGCGGTGCCGGCTTTGGACGAACTCGACGAATTTCAGGAGGCCATCGGTCGACGAATCAGTCTCGGAGACGTCGCTCTTCAGAACATGAGAAACAGGACGTCGAGTTTGATTCAGGCCGCCTTCGAACTACAGGGCAACGCTACAGCTCTGCAAGAGGCTGACCTTTACGGCGCTCTCAACGTGACCCATCAAATGGCCGAACAGTCCAGACTGGCCGAAGCTCTGGCCGAAAGTTCGACGAGCGTTTTGGCCGACGCCGACAGATATCACAAGAAtacggagaattttttaacgaaGTCTTCGACATCGTTCATCGACATGTTCAACGAGAACGAAGATTCCCTGGAAAAATTGGACAACAAACTGACGCAGTTCAACGAACTTATTCCCGGTATGAATCTCGACATATGCGGTAAACGAGTCGAGGAATGCGACGAACTATGCGGGGGTGCCGGATGTGGTTTTTGCGGAGGTCATTCGTGCGACGCGGGTGCCGTTACGGATTCCGAACGTGCTCTGGACCTCGCAAAGCAAAGATCCCTGGGTCTGAAGAAGCACAAGGACGAGGGTGAGCAGCTTTTGAgaagg ATGCTCCGAACGAAGGACAACGCCAGACTGGCGAGGTCCGACGCGGAAAGCGCGTTCCAGGTTGCGTTCAACGTTTACAACAGGTCGAACAAAGTTTCCAAGGACATTTCGaacttggaagaaaaaattagcggCGTTCTGAACGAGGACCAGCCGACTCCGTCGATGGTCAGGGAGCTGGCCCTGAGCGTGCTGAAGAAGAACATAATCCTGAATCCCGAGGAGATCAGGGATCTGGCGAACAGCATAAAAAGCATAGTCGGTTCTCTCACGGACTCGGATCAGATTCTGGATGACACGGAGGAGGATCTCCAGACGGCGGAAGTCCTTCTGGAGGACGCTGAGAGTGCGAAGAACTTGGCCGAAGCTCAGAGCGTGCTGGTGGGAAACGTCGTGGTACTATTATCAGAGGCGGAAGTAGCAGCGGGGAGCGTCGAGTCCGCTATAGAAAATATCGAGCTGGACATATCGGCGTCCCGAGAAGATCTGAGCGAAATATTCAGCGCGGTAGAAGCCACGGGCGAAATC
- the LOC105683973 gene encoding glycine receptor subunit alpha-2 — protein MDIPPDRGVYNARKMGLPCPLVILLILIYAAQAQRSLEFYDLLPEDPKLYDKMRPPKKDGQATVVYFHVTVMGLDSIDENSMTYAADIFFAQTWKDNRLRLPENMTSEYRLLEVDWLKNMWRPDSFFKNAKSVTFQTMTIPNHYLWLYKDKTILYMVKLTLKLSCAMNFLIYPHDTQECKLQMESLSHTTDEMIFQWDPDVPLVVDENIELPQLQLVKNYTADCTQVYSTGNFTCLEVVFVLKRRLGYYLFHTYVPTCLIVIMSWVSFWIKPEAAPARVTLGVTSLLTLSTQHAKSQASLPPVSYLKAVDAFMSVCTIFVFMALMEYCLVNIVLGDSDAPPAKPPPPPPPPSSAGGPDGTKLDKIFDIATQKAAAAPPPGPTPAQRARMRALNIDRVSRVFFPFLFALLNVTYWIMFAEYI, from the exons ATGGACATCCCACCGGATCGCGGCGTCTACAACGCCCGCAAAATGGGCCTCCCTTGTCCGCTGGTTATTTTGCTGATACTCATCTACGCAGCTCAAGCTCA AAGGAGTTTGGAGTTCTATGACCTCTTGCCAGAAGATCCAAAGTTATACGACAAGATGCGACCTCCGAAGAAAGACGGACAGGCGACCGTCGTCTATTTTCACGTAACAGTAATGGGTCTAGATTCTATAGATGAAAATTCGATG ACTTACGCCGcggacatttttttcgcccaaACGTGGAAGGACAACAGACTGCGATTACCGGAAAATATGACGTCCGAATACAG GTTACTGGAAGTTGACTGGCTGAAGAATATGTGGCGACCGGATTCGTTCTTCAAGAATGCAAAATCCGTCACGTTCCAAACAATGACAATACCGAATCACTACTTATGGCTTTACAAGGACAAAACTATTTTATACATGGTCAA GCTGACGCTCAAATTGTCCTGTGCCATGAACTTTTTGATTTATCCCCATGACACGCAGGAGTGTAAATTGCAAATGGAAAGTT TATCGCACACGACGGACGAAATGATATTTCAATGGGACCCTGACGTCCCCCTGGTCGTCGACGAGAACATAGAACTTCCCCAGCTACAATTGGTCAAAAATTACACGGCCGATTGCACGCAAGTCTATTCCACCG GAAATTTCACCTGCCTGGAAGTGGTGTTCGTCCTGAAGAGACGTCTGGGCTACTACCTCTTCCATACCTACGTTCCTACGTGCCTCATCGTGATCATGTCG TGGGTGTCGTTCTGGATAAAACCGGAAGCGGCTCCAGCCCGCGTGACCTTGGGCGTGACATCCCTGCTCACCTTGTCCACGCAGCACGCTAAGAGCCAGGCGTCTCTGCCGCCGGTGTCCTACCTCAAGGCGGTCGACGCCTTCATGTCCGTCTGCACAATATTCGTGTTCATGGCTCTGATGGAGTATTGTCTGGTCAACATCGTTCTCGGTGATTCGGACGCGCCACCGGCAAAACCTCCACCCCCTCCGCCGCCGCCAAGTTCCGCCGGCGGACCGGACGGCACGAAATTAGACAAGATCTTCGACATCGCTACCCAG AAGGCCGCAGCGGCACCACCTCCGGGACCCACGCCTGCGCAACGTGCGAGAATGCGCGCCCTCAACATCGACAGAGTGTCCAGGGTGTTCTTCCCCTTCCTGTTCGCCCTGCTGAACGTCACTTACTGGATAATGTTCGCCGAGTATATCTAA